A stretch of Episyrphus balteatus chromosome 2, idEpiBalt1.1, whole genome shotgun sequence DNA encodes these proteins:
- the LOC129908423 gene encoding multidrug resistance protein homolog 65-like, with protein MSSVGEETSSGKCDEEPTEPIKPISFFRLFRFTTPCEIFLLFLGFITSGIKALTLPAVVIIYSEFTAMLVDRTLATGTSSTTYFLPLLGGGKTLTNASREENNRELYNDSISYGLLLTITSIVMLISGIYSVDVFNIIALKQVTRMRMKLFRAIMRQDISWHDTTTQQNFAQNMTDDIEKIRDGISEKVAHFLYLIIGFIITVAISFAYGWKLTLAVSVYIPIVIVMNYFVTKYQSRLTTLEQDSYSSAGNLVEEILGSIRTVVSFAGEKKESARYDNFLVPARKASQKKGAFSGFSDGVLKALLFISCSGAFWYGVNLILADRDKEDKEYTPAILMIAFFGIIVGADNIARTSPFLESFATARGCAAKIFSIIDSKSNIDPMSTDGKILNYGLRGEIEFRDVFFRYPSRQDIIVHRGLNFKVKEGQTIALVGSSGCGKSTCIQLLQRFYDPVFGQVLLDDLDIKKYNISWLRSNIACVGQEPVLFQGTVKENIKHGKSSASQKEIEAAAKSAGVHDFIVNLPESYQTVIGEKGAQLSGGQKQRIAIARALIQNPKILLLDEATSALDYQSERLVQEALDLASKGRTTIVVSHRLSAIKSADRIFFLDQGKVVEEGSHNDLMKIKGMYYHMVHAGDLQTVDANDQDVEEKRKSLGIYEKSFELNANNLDKNQKDVVNFETPVFVSPKTDEDEKEDKTQFVKTFIRILKMSRPEFGYLIFGVIAATMYGFTYPAFSIAFGEFYAALSQNDENEARSRTAVLSICCLVIGIVTGIICFLQTYLFNLAGVWLTTRIRSLSFKSIMQQEVGWFDEEKNSVGALSARLAGDAANVQGAIGFPLSGLIQAFSNFICSGTIAFYYSWKLALLCISTCPFIVGSVIYEASSMSAAMLREKQILEEASRIATEAIVNIRTIAGLRREGELIERYNEEIRKVEVQIRKKLRYRGIINSSGQAFMFFAYAVALCYGGVLVSEGSIPFQDIIKVSETLLYGSMMLAQSLAFAPAFTAALISAHRIFQVIDRKPKIQSLTNKCKNMNKLNHVEGVHYRDIEFRYPTRSEIQILNGINLEVLQGKTVALVGHSGCGKSTCIQLLQRYYDPDNGNIHIDQDDIKTDLSLETLRSKLGLVSQEPSLFERTIAENIAYGDNSRDVSIAEIMEAAKNANAHSFIISLPMGYDTRLGSRGTQLSGGQKQRIAIARALVRNPKILLLDEATSALDLQSEKVVQQALDMACSGRTCIVIAHRLSTVQNADVICVLQNGRVAEQGNHHQLIARDGLYARLHKTQPSFE; from the exons gtCTTCCGTGGGAGAAGAAACTTCTTCAGGGAAATGTGATGAAGAACCCACAGAACCAATCAAACCAATTAGTTTCTTTAGACTTTTTAGGTTTACAACGCCatgtgaaatatttttacttttcctTGGATTTATAACATCAGGAATTAAGGCCTTGACATTACCAGCAGTTGTAATTATTTACAGTGAATTTACAGCAATGTTAGTTGATCGAACCCTTGCTACTGGAACAAGTTCAACTACATACTTTCTACCTCTTTTAGGAGGTGGTAAGACATT GACAAATGCCTCAAGAGAAGAGAACAATAGAGAACTCTACAATGATTCGATATCTTATGGACTGTTGCTGACTATTACATCGATAGTAATGTTGATTTCCGGAATTTATTCGGTTGATGTTTTTAACATAATTGCTCTGAAGCAAGTGACTCGAATGCGAATGAAACTATTTCGAGCTATCATGAGACAGGACATAAGTTGGCATGATACAACAACACAACAGAACTTTGCTCAAAATATGACTGA tgatattgaaaaaattcgcGATGGAATTTCTGAAAAAGTCGCTCACTTTCTGTACCTGATTATTGGTTTCATCATAACCGTTGCTATATCGTTTGCTTATGGCTGGAAGCTTACTTTAGCTGTGAGCGTTTACATTCCAATCGTAATAGTTATGAACTATTTCGTTACAaag TATCAAAGTCGTTTAACAACTCTCGAGCAAGATTCTTATTCAAGTGCTGGTAACTTGGTGGAAGAAATACTTGGTTCAATCCGAACGGTTGTTTCATTTGCTGGAGAAAAGAAAGAATCCGCTCGATATGATAACTTCCTAGTACCTGCTCGAAAAGCAAGTCAGAAAAAAGGAGCCTTCTCCGGTTTTAGTGATGGAGTATTAAAAGCCTTACTATTTATATCATGTTCAGGAGCTTTCTGGTATGGAGTGAATCTTATTTTAGCCGATCGTGATAAGGAAGATAAAGAATACACTCCAGCAATTCTTATGATT GCATTTTTTGGTATCATTGTTGGAGCTGATAATATTGCTAGAACATCACCATTCTTAGAATCATTTGCTACAGCAAGAGGTTGTGCAGCAAAAATATTCAGTATCATTGATTCCAAATCAAATATCGATCCAATGTCAACCGATGGAAAAATCCTCAATTATGGACTTCGAGGTGAAATAGAGTTTAGGGATGTTTTCTTCCGATATCCATCTCGACAGGATATCATTGTTCACAGAGGTTTGaactttaaagttaaagaagGTCAAACTATTGCTCTTGTTGGTTCTTCCGGTTGTGGAAAATCAACTTGTATTCAACTGTTGCAAAGATTCTATGATCCTGTCTTCGGGCAAGTGTTGCTGGATGACTTGGATATAAAGAAATATAATATCAGCTGGTTGAGATCAAATATTGCTTGTGTTGGACAGGAACCAGTGCTATTTCAGGGAActgttaaagaaaatattaagcaCGGAAAGTCTTCAGCTTCACAGAAGGAAATCGAAGCTGCTGCCAAGTCAGCTGGTGTTCATGATTTTATTGTCAATTTACCAGAA AGCTATCAAACTGTTATCGGAGAAAAAGGTGCTCAACTATCAGGTGGTCAGAAACAGCGTATTGCCATTGCTCGGGCACTCATTCAAAACCCTAAAATTCTTCTTCTTGACGAAGCTACCTCAGCTTTGGACTATCAATCCGAAAGGCTTGTTCAGGAAGCTCTAGATCTTGCTAGTAAAGGAAGAACTACAATAGTCGTTTCTCATCGATTGTCAGCTATTAAATCAGCAGATCGTATATTTTTCCTTGATCAGGGAAAAGTTGTCGAAGAAGGATCTCATAAtgatttgatgaaaattaaaggaatgTATTATCACATGGTTCATGCTGGTGATCTACAAACTGTCGATGCTAATGATCAAGATGTTGAAgagaaaa GAAAGTCCCTCGGAATCTATGAAAAGTCATTCGAACTGAATGCCAATAATTTGGATAAGAATCAAAAAGATGTTGTCAATTTCGAGACACCTGTTTTCGTTTCCCCAAAGACTGATGAAGATGAAAAAGAAGACAAGACTCAATTTGTCAAGACATTTATCAGGATTTTAAAGATGTCCCGGCCTGAGTTTGGTTATCTGATATTTGGTGTTATTGCGGCTACAATGTATGGCTTCACATATCCTGCATTTTCAATTGCATTTGGAGAATTCTACGCAGCTTTGTCACAAAATGATGAAAATGAAGCCCGAAGCAGAACAGCAGTACTATCAATATGCTGTTTGGTGATTGGTATCGTTACTGGGATCATTTGTTTCCTCCAAACTTACCTTTTCAATCTTGCTGGAGTCTGGCTTACAACACGAATTAGGTCCCTGTCCTTTAAATCAATCATGCAACAAGAAGTTGGATGGTTTGATGAGGAAAAGAACAGCGTAGGAGCTTTATCAGCTCGTTTGGCTGGAGATGCTGCTAACGTACAAGGAGCTATTGGTTTTCCACTAAGTGGATTGATTCAggcgttttcaaattttatttgcagTGGAACTATTGCCTTTTACTATTCCTGGAAGCTTGCTCTTCTGTGTATATCGACTTGCCCATTTATTGTTGGATCAGTGATTTATGAAGCAAG TTCCATGTCCGCTGCAATGCTTCGTGAAAAACAGATTCTCGAAGAAGCAAGTCGTATTGCAACTGAAGCCATTGTCAATATAAGAACTATAGCTGGGTTGAGACGAGAAGGTGAACTTATTGAAAGGTATAACGAAGAAATTAGAAAGGTCGAAGTACAAATTAGGAAAAAACTTCGTTATCGAGGAATAATCAATTCTTCGGGACAAGCGTTTATGTTTTTCGCCTATGCTGTTGCATTGTGTTATGGTGGAGTTCTAGTATCAGAAGGTTCAATACCATTCCAGGACATTATCAA agtGTCTGAAACCCTTCTATATGGCTCTATGATGTTGGCTCAATCACTCGCCTTTGCTCCAGCATTCACAGCTGCTTTGATTTCAGCTCATCGAATATTCCAGGTTATCGATAGAAAACCGAAAATTCAATCTCTCACAAACAAATGCAAGAATATGAACAAATTGAATCATGTGGAGGGAGTTCATTACCGAGATATTGAATTCAGGTATCCAACAAGATCCGAAATTCAGATCTTAAATGGTATCAACTTGGAAGTTCTACAAGGCAAAACTGTGGCTCTTGTTGGTCATTCAGGTTGTGGAAAGTCAACGTGTATTCAGCTCCTTCAAAGATATTATGATCCCGATAATGGAAATATC CACATTGACCAAGATGACATTAAGACTGACTTATCATTAGAAACACTTCGATCAAAGTTAGGCTTAGTATCTCAGGAACCATCCCTGTTCGAACGAACAATTGCAGAAAATATTGCTTATGGAGACAATTCCAGGGATGTCTCAATTGCGGAAATAATGGAAGCAGCAAAGAACGCAAATGCCCATTCTTTCATCATATCACTGCCAATGGGTTATGATACTCGATTGGGTTCAAGAGGGACTCAATTGTCTGGTGGACAGAAACAAAGAATCGCAATTGCTAGAGCTTTGGTTAGAAATCCAAAGATTTTATTGCTAGATGAGGCAACATCAGCTTTAGACTTGCAAAGTGAAAAG GTTGTTCAACAAGCCCTTGATATGGCATGTTCAGGACGAACTTGCATTGTCATTGCACATAGGCTGTCTACAGTTCAAAATGCAGATGTCATTTGTGTTTTACAAAATGGACGAGTAGCTGAACAAGGCAACCATCATCAACTGATTGCTCGAGATGGACTCTATGCTAGACTCCATAAAACACAACccagttttgaataa